From the genome of Lotus japonicus ecotype B-129 chromosome 6, LjGifu_v1.2, one region includes:
- the LOC130724789 gene encoding protein FAR1-RELATED SEQUENCE 5-like produces the protein MSSNTQESRSNCHNDEPPLQSPVQDAQDVLVQEHHLTGAACSLGEEEEGSFGEHEEDEKDLGGVIFKELSVNDILRYHFPDREVGYLFYSWYARMHGFAARKCRTVKNKDGDVIQQTLVCFREGKRKDYDGNAGQKRKRFPKKDTRCECKAHCMLHVLKVDNRWHVKFVCDDHNHVLVGDNLIGLAPAHWKMNEADITQLNCYRIAGINTPKTYGVFDNQMGGYHNVPFGPRQMYNERFKKKKDKVCDARGVIGFLRKLKEKDSDLFWKHTYNEDRRLDKLFWSDGCSRDNYSLFGDVLAFDAAYKKNKYKRPLVIFSGVNHHNQTIIFAAALVSNEQEDTYVWLLQNLLDAMHGKFPVSVITDGDLAMKKAIRKVLPNAHHRLYAWHLLRNAVSNVAEPKFIKILTRCMLWDLEVAKFEKKWAEMVIECGCEENEWVQDLYARKKMWATAHMRGDFFAGFRTTTQVEGLHAQVGKKDGKSDDVVKEPVPRVDNDPDRCAAGALMQLKCILGDVVGDGLMWTLVGFICGIVSVYVTFENAVSKCAGPVDMP, from the exons ATGTCTTCTAATACCCAGGAGTCTCGATCCAACTGTCATAATGATGAGCCCCCACTGCAGTCCCCAGTTCAG GATGCACAAGATGTTCTAGTGCAAGAACATCATCTCACTGGGGCAGCTTGCTCTCTtggtgaagaggaagaagggtcATTTGGAgaacatgaagaagatgaga AAGACTTGGGGGGTGTAATTTTCAAAGAACTATCTGTGAATGACATTCTTAGATATCACTTTCCGGATCGCGAAGTTGGTTACTTGTTCTATAGTTGGTATGCTCGGATGCACGGATTTGCTGCTAGAAAGTGCAGGACAGTAAAGAACAAAGATGGAGATGTTATTCAACAAACATTAGTGTGCTTTAGAGAGGGTAAAAGGAAAGACTATGATGGAAATGCCGGTCAAAAGAGAAAGCGTTTTCCGAAGAAAGACACAAGATGTGAGTGTAAGGCTCATTGCATGCTCCATGTTCTCAAGGTTGACAACCGTTGGCATGTTAAATTTGTTTGTGATGACCATAATCATGTGCTTGTTGGAGACAATTTGATTGGACTGGCACCTGCCCATTGGAAAATGAATGAGGCTGACATTACTCAATTGAATTGCTATAGGATAGCAGGAATCAACACTCCAAAAACTTATGGTGTGTTTGACAACCAGATGGGTGGATATCACAATGTTCCTTTTGGTCCGAGACAAATGTACAATGAACGATTTAAAAAGAAGAAGGACAAAGTATGTGATGCGAGAGGTGTCATTGGTTTCTTACGTAAGTTGAAGGAGAAAGATTCTGATCTGTTTTGGAAACACACTTATAATGAGGATCGAAGGCTAGACAAGTTGTTTTGGAGTGATGGTTGCAGCCGTGACAACtattcattgtttggtgatgtgtTGGCATTTGATGCAGCGTACAAGAAGAACAAGTACAAGCGGCCACTTGTTATATTCTCTGGGGTTAATCATCACAACCAGACAATTATATTTGCTGCTGCTCTAGTTTCCAATGAGCAAGAGGATACATATGTTTGGTTGCTTCAGAATTTGTTGGATGCAATGCACGGGAAGTTTCCAGTGTCGGTGATCACAGATGGAGATCTGGCAATGAAAAAAGCGATTAGAAAGGTTTTACCAAATGCTCATCACAGGTTATATGCTTGGCATCTTCTCCGGAATGCAGTGAGCAATGTTGCTGAACCAAAATTCATTAAAATACTTACTAGATGCATGCTTTGGGATCTTGAAGTAGCTAAGTTTGAGAAAAAATGGGCTGAAATGGTGATTGAATGTGGATGTGAAGAGAATGAATGGGTTCAAGACTTGTATGCGCGAAAGAAGATGTGGGCTACTGCACATATGCGGGGTGACTTTTTTGCGGGCTTCCGTACGACCACTCAGGTTGAGGGATTACATGCCCAGGTTG GAAAGAAAGATGGAAAAAGTGATGATGTAGTAAAAGAACCTGTACCAAGGGTGGATAATGATCCTGACAG GTGTGCTGCTGGAGCATTGATGCAGTTGAAGTGCATACTTGGAGATGTGGTTGGAGATGGTCT TATGTGGACCCTTGTTGGTTTCATTTGTGGTATCGTTTCTGTTTATGTGACTTTTGAAAATGCTGTTTCAAAATGTGCTGGACCAGTGGACATgccttaa
- the LOC130722961 gene encoding ABC transporter F family member 3, whose product MTEVARSVVHEVFGENIVDVDEPIVDYIVNVLADDDFDFGLDGEGAFDALGELLVAAGCVPDFPDCRTACSKLSDKFGKHGLVKEKPTVRSLTTPFRMNEGLDDGVAPKKKPEPVDGPLLTERDKLKLERRKRKDERQREAQYQIHLQEMEAVRAGMPVVCVRHENMGGPNVKDIHMENFNISVGGRDLILDGSITLSFGRHYGLVGRNGTGKTTFLRHMAMHAVDGIPRNCQILHVEQEVVGDNISALQCVLNSDIERTQLLEEEAQLLAKQRESEESIGQGNDKLNGGVERDPHSQRLEEIYKRLEFIDADTAESRAASILAGLSFTPEMQNKATKTFSGGWRMRIALARALFIEPDILLLDEPTNHLDLHAVLWLESYLVKWPKTVIVVSHAREFLNTVVTDIIHLQNQKLTTYKGDYDNFEKTREEQIKNQQKALEANERSRAHMQTFIDKFRFNAKRASLVQSRIKALDRLGFVDQIVNDPDYKFEFPTPDDRPGAPIISFSDASFGYPGGPILFKNLNFGIDLDSRIAMVGPNGIGKSTILKLIAGDLQPTSGTVFRSAKVRIAVFSQHHVDGLDLSSNPLLYMMRCYPGVPEQKLRAHLGSFGVTGNLALQPMYTLSGGQKSRVAFAKITFKKPHIILLDEPSNHLDLDAVEALIQGLVMFQGGILMVSHDEHLISGSVDELWVVSQGTATPFHGSFQDYKKILQSS is encoded by the exons ATGACGGAGGTAGCGAGATCAGTGGTTCATGAAGTTTTTGGAGAAAACATCGTCGACGTTGATGAACCAATCGTCGATTACATCGTCAACGTCCTCGCCGACGACGACTTCGATTTCGGACTCGACGGCGAAGGCGCCTTCGATGCACTCGGCGAGCTCCTCGTCGCCGCCGGCTGCGTCCCCGACTTCCCCGACTGCCGCACC GCTTGTAGCAAGCTCTCTGACAAGTTCGGGAAGCATGGATTGGTGAAGGAGAAGCCAACGGTGCGAAGCCTCACCACGCCGTTTCGAATGAACGAGGGATTGGACGACGGTGTAGCTCCTAAGAAGAAGCCTGAGCCAGTGGATGGTCCTCTCTTGACTGAACGCGACAAATTGAAGCTCgaaaggaggaagaggaaggatGAACGACAGAGAGAG GCACAATACCAAATTCATTTGCAAGAGATGGAAGCGGTGCGGGCAGGGATGCCTGTGGTTTGCGTAAGGCATGAGAACATGGGCGGTCCGAATGTGAAGGACATTCACATGGAGAATTTCAATATCTCTGTTGGTGGCCGCGATCTCATTCTCGATGGTTCCATCACTCTCTCTTTTGGAAGGCATTATG GGCTTGTTGGAAGAAATGGTACAGGCAAAACAACTTTTCTCAGGCACATGGCTATGCATGCCGTTGATGGCATTCCCAGGAATTGTCAGATATTGCATGTGGAGCAAGAGGTTGTGGGTGACAATATATCTGCACTGCAGTGTGTTCTCAATTCTGACATCGAGAGAACTCAGCTTCTGGAGGAAGAAGCTCAATTACTTGCCAAACAG AGGGAATCTGAGGAGAGCATTGGACAAGGCAATGATAAACTGAATGGAGGGGTTGAAAGAGATCCCCATTCACAAAGGCTTGAGGAAATATACAAGAGGCTTGAATTCATAGATGCTGATACTGCGGAGTCACGAGCAGCATCTATACTTGCT GGTTTGAGTTTCACTCCTGAAATGCAGAACAAGGCAACAAAAACGTTCTCTGGAGGATGGCGGATGCGAATAGCACTTGCTCGTGCACTGTTTATAGAGCCTGATATATTGCTTCTTGATGAGCCTACG AACCATCTTGATCTTCATGCTGTCTTATGGCTTGAATCGTACTTGGTTAAGTGGCCAAAAACAGTTATTGTTGTTTCTCATGCTAGAGAATTTTTAAACACG GTGGTTACAGATATAATTCACTTACAAAACCAAAAGCTGACTACTTATAAAGGGGATTATGATAATTTTGAGAAGACACGAGAAGAACAAATCAAAAACCAGCAAAAAGCATTGGAGGCAAATGAACGTTCCAGAGCTCACATGCAG ACTTTCATTGACAAGTTTCGCTTTAATGCAAAGAGGGCGTCACTTGTTCAATCAAGAATCAAG GCTCTGGATCGGCTGGGCTTTGTAGATCAAATTGTTAATGATCCTGA CTACAAGTTTGAGTTCCCCACTCCAGATGATAGACCAGGCGCACCAATAATAAGTTTCAG TGATGCATCATTTGGGTATCCTGGAGGGCCCATTCTATTTAAGAATTTGAACTTTGGGATTGATCTTGACAGCCGTATTGCAA TGGTTGGACCAAATGGCATTGGCAAATCTACTATACTTAAGTTAATTGCTGGGGATTTACAACCAACTTCTGGGACCGTCTTCCGTTCTGCTAAG GTTCGAATAGCAGTTTTCAGTCAGCACCACGTTGATGGACTCGACTTATCCTCAAATCCTCTTCTGTATATGATGCGCTGCTATCCT GGAGTTCCAGAACAGAAGCTTCGAGCTCACTTAGGTTCTTTTGGTGTAACTGGAAATCTTGCACTTCAGCCCATGTATACTTTGTCAG GTGGTCAGAAAAGTAGGGTTGCCTTCGCAAAGATTACTTTTAAGAAGCCACACATAATATTGCTTGATGAGCCATCCAATCATCTG GACTTGGATGCTGTTGAGGCGCTAATTCAAGGTCTTGTGATGTTCCAAGGAGGAATTCTCATG GTGAGTCACGATGAGCATCTCATCTCTGGAAGCGTAGATGAGTTATGGGTTGTATCCCAAGGAACAGCAACACCATTCCATGGCTCCTTCCAAGATTACAAGAAGATACTCCAGTCATCTTAG